One part of the Thermodesulfobacterium commune DSM 2178 genome encodes these proteins:
- a CDS encoding MTH1187 family thiamine-binding protein, which produces MGISIFPVDKGESLSSFVARAVETIQKSNYPYIVTPMETVVETESIEEALRLAEECFKALEVDCNRIIVNIKIDYRKGKSGRIKGKVESVQKKINQPLNTV; this is translated from the coding sequence ATGGGAATAAGTATCTTTCCTGTAGATAAAGGAGAAAGTTTAAGTAGTTTTGTAGCTCGAGCTGTAGAAACCATACAAAAGTCCAACTATCCTTATATAGTTACTCCTATGGAAACCGTGGTAGAAACGGAATCTATAGAAGAAGCTTTGAGGCTTGCTGAAGAGTGTTTTAAAGCTTTAGAGGTAGATTGTAACAGGATCATCGTTAACATAAAAATCGACTACAGAAAAGGCAAATCAGGTCGTATCAAAGGTAAGGTTGAATCGGTACAAAAGAAGATCAACCAACCATTAAATACTGTCTAA
- a CDS encoding argininosuccinate synthase, translating to MPNKIVLAYSGGLDTSVILKWLIERYQCPVIAFCADLGQEEDWEEIKQKGLSCGAEKVIIRDLKEEFVKEYVFFAIKAGARYEDWYLMGTSLARPLIAKEQIKIAFEEGADAVAHGATGKGNDQVRFELTFSALAPHLKVIAPWREWDFKGRQDLIAYAQKHGIPIPVTPEKPYSIDANLFHISYEGGILEDLWTEPPEDMFLMTVSPEKAPDKPEYIEIEFERGEPIAVNGEKLSPANLLKRLNEIGGRHGVGRIDMVENRFVGLKSRGIYETPGGTILHIAHRALEQITLDREVMRLKDSLMPKIAEMIYYGFWFSPEFQALKTMVEQTQERVSGTIRVKLYKGNVIIAGRKSPNSLYKKRLVSFEEKEGYNPKDAEGFIRLQGLRLKIYNLSKEEEA from the coding sequence ATGCCTAATAAAATTGTCTTAGCTTATTCTGGTGGACTTGATACTTCAGTAATTTTAAAATGGCTTATAGAAAGGTATCAATGTCCGGTGATTGCTTTTTGTGCAGACCTTGGACAAGAAGAAGACTGGGAAGAGATTAAACAAAAAGGACTTAGTTGTGGAGCTGAAAAGGTTATTATAAGGGACCTTAAAGAGGAATTTGTAAAAGAGTATGTATTTTTTGCCATAAAGGCTGGAGCAAGATATGAAGACTGGTATCTTATGGGAACCTCTCTTGCTCGTCCACTGATTGCTAAAGAACAGATAAAGATTGCCTTTGAAGAAGGGGCTGATGCCGTAGCCCATGGAGCAACGGGAAAAGGAAACGATCAAGTAAGGTTTGAACTTACTTTTTCCGCCTTAGCTCCTCATCTTAAAGTGATTGCACCCTGGAGAGAATGGGATTTTAAAGGAAGGCAAGACCTGATTGCTTACGCCCAAAAACATGGTATCCCAATTCCAGTAACCCCAGAAAAACCTTATAGCATAGATGCCAACCTTTTTCATATAAGCTATGAAGGAGGTATTTTAGAAGACCTGTGGACTGAGCCACCAGAAGATATGTTTCTTATGACGGTATCTCCTGAAAAGGCACCTGATAAACCAGAATATATCGAGATAGAGTTTGAAAGAGGAGAACCGATAGCAGTTAACGGAGAAAAATTAAGCCCTGCCAACCTTCTAAAGAGACTCAATGAAATAGGAGGAAGACACGGGGTTGGCAGAATCGATATGGTAGAAAACCGGTTTGTTGGACTTAAAAGCAGAGGCATTTACGAAACCCCAGGAGGAACCATCTTACATATAGCCCATAGAGCTTTAGAACAGATTACCCTTGATAGGGAAGTAATGAGGCTTAAAGATAGTCTTATGCCTAAGATAGCAGAAATGATATATTATGGTTTTTGGTTTAGTCCTGAGTTTCAGGCGTTGAAAACCATGGTAGAACAAACTCAAGAAAGGGTTTCCGGAACGATAAGAGTTAAACTCTATAAAGGAAATGTAATAATAGCAGGGAGAAAAAGTCCTAACAGCTTATATAAAAAGCGTTTGGTAAGTTTTGAGGAAAAGGAAGGATACAATCCTAAGGACGCAGAAGGTTTTATAAGACTTCAGGGATTGAGATTAAAAATTTACAACCTATCGAAGGAGGAGGAAGCATGA
- the fsa gene encoding fructose-6-phosphate aldolase, translating to MKIFVDTAKIEEIRKVKEWGILDGVTTNPTLLSQTGKPWKEAALEILNEVPDLPVSLEVLATDFEGMVKEAKELAKMGDNVVIKIPFTVDGIKAVQALAAEQIPTNVTLVFSPMQALIAAKAGATFVSPFVGRIDDISYDGISVLEEIIQIYAAYGFETEVIAASIRHVDHVRKCALLGVDIATIPFKVIEQMFKHPLTDIGLAKFLEDAKKANISIL from the coding sequence ATGAAAATCTTTGTTGACACCGCTAAGATCGAAGAAATCAGAAAGGTTAAAGAATGGGGTATCCTTGATGGAGTAACTACCAACCCTACCCTTCTTTCTCAAACAGGGAAACCTTGGAAAGAAGCTGCCCTTGAGATTTTAAATGAAGTCCCAGATTTGCCGGTTTCTTTAGAGGTTTTAGCTACAGACTTTGAGGGTATGGTTAAAGAAGCGAAAGAACTGGCTAAGATGGGAGATAATGTAGTTATTAAAATCCCCTTTACTGTAGATGGAATAAAAGCTGTCCAAGCCTTAGCTGCAGAGCAAATTCCTACAAACGTTACCTTAGTTTTTAGTCCTATGCAAGCTCTTATTGCTGCCAAAGCAGGAGCCACTTTTGTTTCTCCTTTTGTAGGAAGAATAGATGACATCTCCTATGATGGAATATCAGTCCTAGAAGAAATTATCCAGATTTACGCAGCTTATGGGTTTGAAACTGAAGTTATCGCTGCAAGTATACGTCATGTAGACCATGTAAGAAAATGTGCCCTTTTAGGGGTAGATATTGCTACCATTCCCTTTAAAGTAATAGAACAGATGTTTAAGCATCCTCTCACTGACATAGGCCTTGCTAAATTTTTAGAGGATGCTAAAAAAGCCAACATTTCTATCCTGTAA
- a CDS encoding phosphatase PAP2 family protein codes for MFLCELDLKLFYVINQFRHRLLDLTLPYFSHPDLIYVFFVTSGWLILKKKTLLQSLIIWIFLILGYVWVDFSCAKILKPYFQRPRPFVSQENLYYYSDQKHRYLNQPLKKETSYSFPSNHASNVSFASIYLSLFYPPFAWGWILFMLLVGWSRIYLGHHYPFDVLSGFFWGGFWGWTFYLLVKTLLKKLRHEKKLSA; via the coding sequence TTGTTTTTATGTGAGTTAGACCTCAAATTATTTTATGTCATAAACCAATTTAGACATAGGTTATTAGACTTAACCTTACCTTATTTTAGCCATCCAGACCTTATTTATGTCTTTTTTGTTACGTCTGGATGGCTTATCCTTAAAAAGAAAACTTTACTACAAAGTTTGATAATCTGGATTTTTTTAATCTTAGGGTATGTATGGGTAGATTTTAGTTGTGCTAAAATTCTTAAGCCTTATTTCCAAAGACCAAGACCTTTTGTATCTCAGGAAAACCTTTATTATTACTCTGATCAAAAACATCGTTACCTCAACCAACCTTTAAAAAAAGAAACTTCCTACAGTTTTCCTTCAAATCATGCCTCAAATGTCTCTTTTGCTTCCATTTACTTAAGTCTTTTTTATCCTCCTTTTGCCTGGGGCTGGATATTGTTTATGTTGTTGGTAGGTTGGTCAAGGATATACCTTGGGCACCATTATCCCTTTGATGTGCTGTCTGGTTTTTTCTGGGGTGGTTTTTGGGGATGGACGTTTTATCTTTTGGTAAAAACCCTTCTTAAAAAATTAAGACATGAAAAAAAACTTTCTGCTTAA